In Planococcus versutus, the DNA window ACAAATCCCAGACGGTCTGTGGCATCAACTCAAAATCCAATGCCGACGAACTGATTCCGAGTATACACACCAGCAAGAAACTGAGGACCAGATAGTGCTCTTTCAAGCGTTTCTTCGCCTTTTCAATCCAGTGGGTTTTGAAATACACCACCACCCCAAAACATAAGCTTATCCCCAGTCCCAATACAAACAAGGCTGGAAGAAGAGAACCAAGATTGGCATACGCATATGCAGGGAAAATGTAATTTAAAACCTGCAGCCACATCCATTCAGAGGGAGGCTTTTTAAACGAGACAAGGATCCCGCTGAAGACCACGATATTTACTAAGAGAATCACCTGTTTAGAATGAAAGAATAAGTGGACAGTTGCCAACAGACAATGGATAAACAAGAAAAAGAAAAAAAGAAGAATCACTTGTGAAAAAAGGGCGGTGAATGGCAAGTCGATGTATTGCTGTAATTGATAAATCCTGTAATTTCCAGGAGTGGACTGGGTGCTGAAATCACTCCAATTGAAATCAAAAGGAATTTTAATCGTGACCAGGCTAGAAACAAGGAGACAAAGCGAAAAAAAGACGATAAGAGTGGGAATTATCTTTTTCACCGTATAAACGATCCATCCTGTGTAACTGCCTGTCCTCATGAGAACATCGTCTCTTCTTTCTGTGAGAACAATGTTACTGAAACTAAAAAGGAACAGAGGCAAGGCTAAATACAGCATTAAGAACGGGTCATTTAGGAGATCAAGTACAACATCCCATTTGTTCAATGGCAATTGATAAACGGTTGCCTCTGCCACAATGAAATTTCTGTTTTTGAAGCTGTATGGCAACAGAAAAAGGATGAAAAAGAACCATTTCCATGATGCAAACTCGTGTGCCACGTGGTTGAGAAGCTTCATAGGAGATTGTCCAAGCGTTCAGCGTTTTTCTTTATGTATAAGAACAGCAACACACACATGAAAACTAAAAAGGCAAACGGAACAAAGGGCACCCAGAAGGATTGTTGGACAAAGCCGAATGGAAAGATGGAGTAATGGAACCTGAAGATGCGTAAACCAATTGCCCCTAACATAAAACTTCCCACCAGATAAAAGATATAAGGCAAGGCCAAAGCCAAGAAACGATTGTTCAACACAAGAAGCAACAGGAAACCGATGGACGCATAAAGCGCTGCATTTATTCCCATCCAGGTGGAATAGAAAAGGCCGTAAGCCAAGGGGCCATAGGCAAAGAGTTGGGTAAACGTGTGTTGAGACAAGGTGTATGATTCCGCAGTCAGATTGTTCAGTGGAAAGAAGTTCGTTTCTGCATTGGCAAACCCAGCCTGGATGTATTCGTAGTGTGGCAACACATAGAAAGAAAGAAGAAACATAGTAAACGTAAACAAGAAAAAAATGCTGAAACACAAGAAGAAATTAGCGGAAAACTTCAAGGTTAAATAGTTCTTGATAGAAATCCTTGAACGTGTATAAAAAAGGAATCTATCGTCGATTTCCAGCGAAAAAGACCCCAAATAAATCAGCGTAACTAAAATTGGAAACGTTAGTTCCAAAATACCGCTTAATAAAAACGTAAAAATGTCATAAGAAGTTGAAAATTCGTAACTTCGGTGCACAATAAAAAAATAAATCAGCGGCAGGGATGCAAAAATCCCTACTGCGCAGAGGAATTTCCATGTGAGTTTATTGGTTACCTCTTTTGTAATTAAATACGCCACTATCATTCTCCTATCTAAGTTTTTTACAAATTTCTTTCCTTTTATTGGTCTCTAGTTATTATACCAATGTGCTTCCAGTAAATCCCCATTTTTTAAAACTAGTTTCTAGATTTTTTACTAGTTTTGAATGTAACTTAATGGTAATTATGTTACGTTCAAAAGCCCTCCACTATTGAAGGGCTTTCTTCATGACTTCTTGTTTTTTAAGGGTTTCTTAGTAAATCGTGGTGGTGACCACAATTGCGCAAAATTAGCGTTTGTTCAGCTGTCTGGCTGTATTCCCACGAAATCCGGATATTTATATTAGGAGTGGCTTCAAAGGTGGATTTCGTCCCTTCAATACGCTTGGTTCTCAGGGAAGGTTGAAAAGGTGGTGCAGTTGCCAAGAGCTTAAGGGCCTCGCTGACGGCCTTTTGCTCATTTTTGTGAAACTTTTTATAGGATTTCTTAAATTTATTCGTGATTTCTAGTTCAAACAAGCAACGGTCACCTTCATTCCTCTTCGTCTAACCAGGCAAGCGCATCTTCTACCGCAAATGGTCCACTGGTTTGCCCTTTGTCGATCTCCTGTTGGGCTTCTTTTTCGTCTTGCTGCCACGTTTCGGTCCAATACCAAGCCTGGTCTTTGGCGATTTCAATCATGGGAATGAGGACGATCCGTCCGTCTACCGCGGTCACTTTCAAATTGGTATTCGCGGTTAACTCCAGCTGTTCCAGTATTTCGTTGGGAATCGTAATCTGCCCTTTTTTCCGCAAACGGACATGCTTGGTCATTCCGTTGTCATGTGGGGGATCCTGAAGTTTTGTCATCCGATAAACTCCTTCCAATCTCGTATGATTTAATAAAATCTAACTTTCCTACTTTCTTAAATGCATACCTTTCTTCTTCTTAAATCAATTAAAATGGCTGCAATGGAAAGGGATTATATTCAGTAACGGTAATTTAAAGAAGTTAGCAGGACTACAAAGGGAAATCAATTTGTTAGAAAAAATGATACATTTAAAAGGCTGTATTCTAAGACCTTAAGATCATATTTTTGAGTTATAAGAGTTTATATATCGCAGCTTATCAGAAGCCTATAAAAGCAAACTAGAGAAGATGCTGGTCCTGAGCATCTTCTTTTTTCGTTCATGTAAGTATACTTTTGCGAACGGTTTAATTTCCAAAATTATCTAGCACCTATGTTAAGTTCGAAGTACATTAAAGACTAGAGATTCAATTATGTTTGTAAAGTTTAAAAAATGAATAAAGTCTCTGAAAAAATGGAATTTACTGGTACTAATAAAAGATTTAAACTAACATTTATGGTGTTCCCTCCTTGGCTATATTGGTTACAGATTACTATACTTGTTTATTTTACATAAAGTTTCATTTATCCTTTAAAATCACGACGTTTCAGAATCTTTTTATAGAATATGAATGTAACTTAATTAGGGTTAAGTTACATTCACATTCATTAGAAAAATCTGCTGAATTCCCATTTTATAGAAAAATGGAACTTCAATGGAATTCCGTTGGTATAGTAATTATAGGTAAGTTGAATTAAGGAGAGAAAATGAGATGTAAAAGGAAAAAGAATATAAGTTGAAATACTATGCGAGAGCATTTTCTGTTTCCTTCGCCGTCATTTTTCAGCAGCCGCAACATTTCTTAATTCTCTCGTACTACTTGTGAAAATTGAGGGCTGTATGCCCGGATTTCAGAAATTTAATGATATTATAAATTAGTTGCCTGGAACGAATCATTCGCTCAGTGATGATTGAAACGTGCATATTTTGATGGTGGTAGGATTCTGTCATCACCAGTTCATTCGTGTTAAGATGGTGTAGTTCATTCGTGATTACTCTGATGTTTTTCTTTGGTCGGAAAATACATTGTGAGGTACCACGAATGACTTTTTCGGTTGTCTAGCTTAATTTCACAATCGGTGCATTTAAAAAATGTATACACAAAGCTTTATGAATATAAGGGAGTGGATAATGGCAATTAGGTATTTAAATATAACTAATCAAAAAGATAGTTAGGAGATAAAGTGAATGACATATGCATTAGAAATAAACGACTTGAAAAAGGTCTATACTGGCGGCGTTGAGGCTTTGCGTGGCATCGATTTGAAAGTAGCAGAAGGAGACTTCTACGCTCTCTTAGGTCCTAACGGGGCTGGGAAATCTACGACTATCGGGATTGTGACATCCCTTGTCAATAAGACATCAGGAAAAGTCAAAGTCTTCGGCTATGATATGGACACGCAGTTAATGCAGGCGAAGCTGCAGATTGGTCTGGTCCCCCAGGAGTTCAACTTCAGTCCTTTTGAAACGGTCCAACAGATTGTCGTGAACCAGGCAGGTTATTACGGCGTGTCAAGGAAGGAAGCATTAGAGCGCAGCGAAAAGTACTTGAAGCAATCTGATTTATGGGAGAAAAAAAATGTTCAAGCACGGATGCTTTCCGGAGGGATGAAACGTCGACTGATGATCTCACGCGCCTTGATGCATGAACCGCGTCTACTTATTCTTGATGAGCCGACGGCGGGTGTGGACATTGAATTGAGACGAGAGATGTGGGCGTTTCTGAAAGAGTTGAATGATAATGGTACGACGATAATTTTGACAACACATTATTTGGAAGAAGCGGAGATGTTATGTCGCAATATTGGTATTATTCAAAAAGGGCAGCTAATTGAAGATACAAGTATGAAATCATTGCTTGCTAAGCTTCAGTTTGAAACCATTATTTTAGATATTGAATCTTCAGGACAAATTCCGATGATTAAAGGCTATAAGAGTGAACTTATGGATGAAGGATCTCTTTCTGTGGAAGTAGGGCGTGATCAAGGAATCAACGAACTGTTTAACCAATTGACAGAACAAGGGATTAAAGTGTTGTCGATGCGTAATAAGTCTAATCGATTAGAAGAGTTATTTTTAAAACTTACAAAAGAAACTGCTTAGTGGAGGATTCACATGTTCAAACTATATTTAGTAGCATTAAAAGGCTTGGCGGTCAAAGAAACGAACCGTTATCTTAGAATTTGGATCCAAACATTGGTTCCGCCTGTTATTACAACTTCCTTATACTTTATCATCTTTGGGAATTTGATTGGTAAAAGAATTGGCGAAATGGAAGGATTCTCCTACATGGAGTTTATTGTCCCTGGATTGATTATGATGTCAGTCATTACGAGTTCCTATTCGAATGTCTCGTCTTCATTTTTCTCACAAAAGTTTCAAAAGAATATTGAAGAACTATTGGTCGCTCCTGTCCCGACCCATATTATTATTTGGGGCTTTGTGATTGGAGGACTAGGAAGAAGTATTCTGGTAGGGGTACTGGTCACGATTATCTCGCTACTTTTTGTTCCGTTGCAAGTCTATTCTTGGAGTATTGTCATATTAACGTTTTTAATGACGTCTATTTTGTTTTCTTTAGCAGGTCTGTTGAACGGTATTTTTGCAAAATCATTTGACGATGTGTCTATTGTTCCTACTTTTATTCTTCAGCCATTGACTTACCTAGGTGGCGTATTCTTTGCCATCTCGATGTTGCCTCCATTTTGGCAGTTTGTATCAAAGTTCAACCCGATTGTTTACATGATTTCTGGATTCCGATTCGGGATTCTCGGTGTAATCGATGTACCGATTCTATTCTCTATTCTCATTTCGATTGTTTTTGTGGTTGTACTTTACGGATTCAATTGGTATCTGATTGAAAAAGGCCGTGGACTGAGAAGTTAATATCTATTGTACTTACTCAATAAACCCTTAAAAGCTAGACAATTCAAACAACCTTTCACATTGAAAATCCTGATTCGCCTAGTTTCTAAATAAAAAATCACTGAATACCGGCATACCTTTGGAAGCGTTTTTAGTCCTTTGAATCGAATTCTCAAAGATAAGTAGAAAAGAACCTCTGAGAGTAAAATAGCCCATTTCGGAATATCAACTATTAAGGTGCCGTCAACATTCGTAGAAGCAACTTGGGTTACAT includes these proteins:
- a CDS encoding type II toxin-antitoxin system YafQ family toxin, producing the protein MFELEITNKFKKSYKKFHKNEQKAVSEALKLLATAPPFQPSLRTKRIEGTKSTFEATPNINIRISWEYSQTAEQTLILRNCGHHHDLLRNP
- a CDS encoding AbrB/MazE/SpoVT family DNA-binding domain-containing protein, with the translated sequence MTKLQDPPHDNGMTKHVRLRKKGQITIPNEILEQLELTANTNLKVTAVDGRIVLIPMIEIAKDQAWYWTETWQQDEKEAQQEIDKGQTSGPFAVEDALAWLDEEE
- a CDS encoding ABC transporter ATP-binding protein, producing MTYALEINDLKKVYTGGVEALRGIDLKVAEGDFYALLGPNGAGKSTTIGIVTSLVNKTSGKVKVFGYDMDTQLMQAKLQIGLVPQEFNFSPFETVQQIVVNQAGYYGVSRKEALERSEKYLKQSDLWEKKNVQARMLSGGMKRRLMISRALMHEPRLLILDEPTAGVDIELRREMWAFLKELNDNGTTIILTTHYLEEAEMLCRNIGIIQKGQLIEDTSMKSLLAKLQFETIILDIESSGQIPMIKGYKSELMDEGSLSVEVGRDQGINELFNQLTEQGIKVLSMRNKSNRLEELFLKLTKETA
- a CDS encoding ABC transporter permease translates to MFKLYLVALKGLAVKETNRYLRIWIQTLVPPVITTSLYFIIFGNLIGKRIGEMEGFSYMEFIVPGLIMMSVITSSYSNVSSSFFSQKFQKNIEELLVAPVPTHIIIWGFVIGGLGRSILVGVLVTIISLLFVPLQVYSWSIVILTFLMTSILFSLAGLLNGIFAKSFDDVSIVPTFILQPLTYLGGVFFAISMLPPFWQFVSKFNPIVYMISGFRFGILGVIDVPILFSILISIVFVVVLYGFNWYLIEKGRGLRS